ATTTGTGTTCAGTCAGGATTTTACCGTGTTCGGCGGTTCACTTTCCGAAGCGCACGCTGCGAAGATTTGCAAGATAATGGATATGGCAATGAAAGTCGGTGCGCCAATCATCGGACTCAACGATAGCGGCGGCGCGAGAATTCAAGAAGGCGTTGTGTCGCTTGGCGGTTATGCGGATATTTTTTTGCGCAACACGCTTGCTTCGGGAGTTGTGCCGCAAATTTCCGCAGTGCTTGGTCCGTGTGCTGGCGGCGCAGTGTATTCTCCCGCAATCACCGATTTTATTTTTATGGTGAAGAACACGAGTTATATGTTCGTTACCGGTCCCAACGTTGTGAAAACTGTAACGCACGAAGACGTTTCGTTTGAAGATTTGGGCGGAGCAGTTACACACGCAACCAAAAGCGGTGTTGCACATTTCGCGTGTGAAAATGAAATCGAATGTATGCGCGCGATTAGAAAATTATTCAGTTACATTCCTTCCAACAATATTGATGATGTTCCTACGTATGAAACGAATGTCGAAGATTCGCTGCGGCGAAATGATTTCAATCGCGAAGATGAAAAATTAAATTCCATCATTCCTGAAAATCCGAACAAGCCGTATGATATGAAAGACGTGATTAAACTCGTTGTTGATGACGGAGATTTTTTTGAAGTGCATGAACTCTACGCGCAAAATATTCTCGTTGGATTTGTGCGGCTCGCAGGAAAATCAGTTGGCATTATTGCGAATCAACCATCATCGCTTGCCGGCGCGCTCGACATTGATGCAAGCATAAAAGGCGCGCGCTTTATTCGTTTCTGCGATGCGTTCAATATTCCGTTGCTCGTGTTTGAAGACGTTCCGGGATTCTTGCCGGGAACTGACCAAGAGTGGCGCGGCATAATCAAACACGGCGCAAAACTTCTCTACGCATTCGCCGAAGCAACGGTTCCGAAAGTTACGGTGATTACTCGCAAAGCGTACGGCGGCGCGTATGACGTTATGAACAGCAAACACATTCGCGGCGATTTTAATTTTGCCTATCCCACAGCGGAAATTGCCGTGATGGGACCAAAAGGTGCAGTAGAAATTTTATATCGAAAAGATGTGAACGGTAAAGAAAAATCAGAAGCAGAAAAATTTCTTTCGGAAAAAGAACAAGAGTACCGCGAGAAATTTGCAAGTCCGTACATCGCTGCACAACGCGGTTACATTGACGATGTGATTGAACCAAAAACCACGCGCTCAAAACTCATCCGCGCATTTCAAATTCTCGAAAACAAAGTTGATGTAAATCCGAAAAAGAAACACGGGAATATTCCGTTGTAGAGATGTGAGGAGATGGAGTCCACCTTACTTTAAAATCACCAATAAGTTTTTATGTTTTGTAACAGTTGTTTAGAAAAGGTGGGCTCCATCTGTTCTGTTTTTCCAAGTGAAAGATGGAGTTCACTTTTTCGATTTAGACTGAGAAATTTGCAAATTACTTTGCTGTTTATAAAGTAAAGTGGACTCCATCTCTTCCTATATAAAACAATTCTATGCAACTCTATCCTGAAAGTTATTACCACCTCTAC
Above is a window of Ignavibacteria bacterium DNA encoding:
- a CDS encoding acyl-CoA carboxylase subunit beta, with product MNNKLTQLHTLKQQSLLGGGEKRIEEQHKKGKLTARERLEVLLDEKSFEEVDALVVHRSKDFGLEKEQYLGDGVVCGSGTIDGRLVFVFSQDFTVFGGSLSEAHAAKICKIMDMAMKVGAPIIGLNDSGGARIQEGVVSLGGYADIFLRNTLASGVVPQISAVLGPCAGGAVYSPAITDFIFMVKNTSYMFVTGPNVVKTVTHEDVSFEDLGGAVTHATKSGVAHFACENEIECMRAIRKLFSYIPSNNIDDVPTYETNVEDSLRRNDFNREDEKLNSIIPENPNKPYDMKDVIKLVVDDGDFFEVHELYAQNILVGFVRLAGKSVGIIANQPSSLAGALDIDASIKGARFIRFCDAFNIPLLVFEDVPGFLPGTDQEWRGIIKHGAKLLYAFAEATVPKVTVITRKAYGGAYDVMNSKHIRGDFNFAYPTAEIAVMGPKGAVEILYRKDVNGKEKSEAEKFLSEKEQEYREKFASPYIAAQRGYIDDVIEPKTTRSKLIRAFQILENKVDVNPKKKHGNIPL